One Podospora pseudopauciseta strain CBS 411.78 chromosome 5 map unlocalized CBS411.78m_5, whole genome shotgun sequence DNA window includes the following coding sequences:
- a CDS encoding uncharacterized protein (COG:C; COG:H; EggNog:ENOG503NXHH), whose amino-acid sequence MVQIETDVFIVGAGPAGASLACFLTNYGVMGLIISKASSTVRTPRSHYTNNATFECLRDIGLEEECRQLATPKELLMYSRICTTMGGEELSRTYNCGTDPNRYGEFKQASPCEQADLPQSVLEPILLRVATQNGFHLRWDCQFVSFHQDETTSKVHSVIQDVLTNQKITVISKFLCGADRARSVVARELQLPFNDTPGGGLALNVFVDADLNHILTPHSSGLIHILLHPTRPQPDFCSLAIARFVKPFTQWVFVMLARPNITAITATPSEILTHVHDLIGDPSVKVTLKRLSTWKINETYAERYTTPGKNNIFCLGDAVHRHPPFNGLGSNTSIQDAYNLAWKIGFVHQSLASLSLLDSYTAERQPIGKAIVKRANDTGRMHAKLFSLLGVPNPDTADKLQILSRLGDDKAQGEELRLAFQILVEGLDVERHGFGMEMNQLYQSDALYPDDETGPPPTNTGPPAHADLYYRESTYPGSRLPHAWLRAPAAGSKEPMISTHDLAGKGKFTLFTGIGGKKGWVEAAGMVKGLLGVEVVVHSIGWREDYRDVLFDWGRKRGVGERGAVLVRPDRVVAWRCDNVGGGDGWGEKLTRVMARILGRW is encoded by the exons ATGGTGCAGATTGAAACCGATGTTTTCATTGTGGGCGCCGGCCCAGCAGGAGCAAGCCTTGCATGCTTCTTGACCAACTACG GGGTGATGGGATTGATCATAAGCAAGGCGTCGTCGACTGTGAGGACGCCCCGGTCACACTACACAAACAATGCAACCTTTG AATGCCTTCGCGATATTGGACTCGAGGAGGAATGTCGTCAACTTGCAACTCCCAAGGAACTGTTGATGTACTCGAGAATTTGCACCACcatggggggagaggaacTCTCTCGGACGTACAACTGCGGGACAGATCCGAACAGATAT GGAGAGTTCAAACAGGCGAGTCCATGCGAACAGGCTGATCTCCCTCAGTCAGTGCTAGAGCCCATCCTTCTCCGCGTAGCAACACAAAACGGCTTCCACCTCCGCTGGGACTGCCAATTTGTCTCATTCCATCAAGACGAAACAACCTCCAAAGTCCACTCCGTAATCCAAGACGTCCTAACCAACCAGAAAATCACCGTCATCTCCAAGTTTCTCTGTGGTGCCGACAGGGCACGTAGCGTGGTAGCCCGCGAGCTCCAACTCCCCTTCAACGACACCCCCGGCGGCGGTCTCGCCCTCAACGTCTTTGTCGACGCAGACCTCAACcacatcctcaccccccactCCTCAGGCCTCATCCAcattctcctccaccccaccaGACCCCAACCAGACTTCTgctccctcgccatcgccCGCTTCGTCAAACCCTTCACCCAATGGGTCTTCGTCATGCTCGCCAGACCaaacatcaccgccatcaccgccaccccATCCGAAATCCTCACCCACGTCCACGACCTCATCGGCGACCCCTCCGTCAAAGTCACCCTCAAACGCCTCTCCACCTGGAAAATCAACGAGACCTACGCCGAAAGATACACCACCCCCGGCAAAAACAATATCTTCTGCCTAGGCGACGCCgtccaccgccacccccccttcaacGGCCTAGGCTCCAACACGAGCATTCAAGACGCGTACAACCTCGCGTGGAAAATCGGTTTCGTACACCAATCCCTtgcttccctttcccttttggATTCCTACACCGCGGAGCGACAGCCTATCGGTAAAGCAATCGTCAAACGCGCCAACGACACAGGTCGTATGCACGCCAAACTGTTTTCACTTCTCGGTGTCCCTAACCCGGACACAGCCGACAAATTGCAGATCCTATCCCGTCTGGGTGATGACAAAGCCCAAGGCGAGGAACTACGTCTCGCATTCCAGATTTTGGTCGAGGGGTTGGACGTGGAAAGACACGGTTTCGGAATGGAGATGAACCAGCTCTACCAGTCTGATGCTTTGTACCCCGATGATGAGACTGGCCCCCCTCCGACCAACACAGGACCTCCCGCACACGCCGATCTTTACTATCGCGAGAGTACCTACCCCGGCTCGAGGCTTCCACACGCCTGGTTGAGAGCTCCAGCAGCGGGGTCGAAGGAACCGATGATTTCGACGCATGATTTagctgggaaggggaagttTACCCTCTTTACTGGGATTGGTGGCAAGAAGGGATGGGTAGAGGCggcggggatggtgaaggggttgttgggggttgaggtggtggttcacAGTAttgggtggagggaggaCTACCGAGATGTGCTTTTTGACTGGGGTAGGAAGAGGGGCGTCGGGGAAAGGGGTGCTGTTTTGGTGAGGCCTGATCGGGTGGTTGCTTGGAGATGTGATaatgttgggggtggtgatggctgggGTGAGAAGCTGACGCGGGTTATGGCGCGGATTTTGGGGCGCTGGTGA
- a CDS encoding uncharacterized protein (EggNog:ENOG503NWHF; COG:S), producing the protein MTSNARLAQLSHTNLEKTKIVTDHLASHNLTAPSWDVDGAVDFPIPESASEAYTARVDLIATTKELHDLTLGPKQGLSWLSWDISPIWEFRVPEFVPLTGSISFEDLTAKVVAANGFKIGVMNLRRLIRHAMLNHISIEPRKGFVAHTSVSRMLLEDEPMAN; encoded by the exons ATGACGTCCAACGCTCGACTTGCCCAGCTTTCACACACCAACCTGGAAAAGACCAAGATCGTAACGGACCATTTAGCCTCCCACAATCTCACAGCACCATCGTGGGACGTTGACGGCGCAGTCGACTTTCCCATCCCAGAGTCCGCCAGCGAGGCATACACGGCAAGGGTAGACCTAATCGCAACCACCAAGGAGCTCCACGACCTCACCCTCGGCCCCAAGCAGGGCCTTTCATGGCTGTCATGGGATATAAGCC cAATCTGGGAATTCCGCGTCCCCGAATTTGTCCCCCTCACCGGCTCCATCTCCTTCGAAGACCTAACCGCCAAAGTCGTTGCCGCCAACGGCTTCAAAATCGGCGTCATGAACCTCCGGCGCTTGATCCGCCACGCGATGCTAAACCACATCTCCATAGAGCCGAGAAAAGGTTTCGTCGCTCACACGAGCGTGTCGAGGATGTTGCTAGAGGATGAACCGATGGCTAACTAG
- a CDS encoding uncharacterized protein (EggNog:ENOG503NYYT; COG:H): MKKWPGSEEPTETAVNHAFDQSLPWYDYLQSMPEKARRYNLAMKLHSGMRGFRWGIQVTRTVHDFFEPQTVVADVYFFRWIFHGFSDKYNIKILRDLCGAELGKLISGAKEPLTVLFGSKKNRDILEDVYSTSPMYVIMSQLLTRFLEKALSGASPGPGGVFRIIELGAGTGSTTK; the protein is encoded by the exons ATGAAGAAGTGGCCTGGGAGCGAGGAGCCGACGGAGACGGCGGTGAATCACGCGTTTGATCAGAGCTTGCCGTGGTACGATTACCTGCAGTCGATGCCGGAAAAGGCGAGGAGGTATAACCTTGCGATGAAGCTGCATAGTGGGATGAGGGGTTTTCGGTGGGGCATACA GGTCACACGGACTGTACATGACTTTTTCGAGCCGCAGacggttgttgctgatgtcTATTTCTTCCGATGGATATTCCACGGTTTCTCGGACAAGTACAACATCAAGATACTTCGAGACCTCTGCGGCGCAGAGCTGGGGAAGCTGATTAGCGGAGCCAAAGAGCCACTCACTGTTCTTTTCGGATCCAAGAAGAACCGCGATATCCTTGAGGACGTCTACAGTACCAGTCCCATGTACGTCATCATGTCACAGCTGCTCACGCGCTTTCTTGAAAAGGCTCTGAGCGGCGCCTCACCCGGCCCAGGTGGTGTATTCCGAATCATTGAGCTCGGCGCTGGAACAGGATCAACCACCAAATAA
- a CDS encoding uncharacterized protein (EggNog:ENOG503NWDE; COG:K), with the protein MSSNYPPPPSNNTTDAQVPTNDTSAPSQPVAHNDSDDLATPPQPHPQYGADAAASAVAHHSLQALQDSVAGPPPPTTPLALAQPASSPASHYVPHADGLPYHPPARLPPGQPPVPQGGSATPPGAASKVTRLRRACDMCSQRKVKCDETQPCRPCRDLGVDCTFNRTMKRRGPPNKHAEAAKAAKQPRLEPNLSPGPHNAAETLISIAGLHGAQPVWSAELIAPFEVLVPLVDDFFRYIHPLAPFPHEPTFRSSFMRREDRTSREFLALLASMIGCLVASFPRAARLHLKHHPNGLAMFPKAINFIERCRVVATEARGSAFPYKDDITVYDAATSYFLGLAAGYTMQWKVCRRFMSQTMDFIREMGYHKPRETGSHMFGVTYRGPSFNHVEDQLGKRIFWCMFVGVRSMVQIGAPHSEIIFPPPTPAEPYPEFPAEVDDQYILPHQILVQPEGVVSLMTGFIQGIKIYMTMNGLVSIELSYGISSLGFHDQRSMLDDCLGAVKQVMDHLPPELTINLGQPTNDGSSLSGMDLPNATNYYDTGNTYVYLPPDYLPVQTQASSQDTETRRLQYEIQKANIYASQLATRSYYVERYLNLRDNHREQARVQAAQAAQAQAYAAENAVNGNGTDGALGSDAVSKSVAAAALHAAAQQQDPIDAQMFAERELIVQNLLTVLTSITQRNMEPNGSSLINKIRQVASTLLNCAPDRKGPVAQKAEEPLSKFVDILMRLERAAPTINPQHAHNLHFDHFGQLSGMLPPPLLEDEEQELRNWADLKEQQIRFLQGGGFVSMI; encoded by the exons ATGTCATCCAactatccaccaccgccctccaacaacaccaccgacgcCCAGGTCCCCACCAACGACACGTCCGCACCATCACAACCTGTTGCCCACAACGACTCCGACGACCTCGCGACCCCGCCtcaaccacatccccaaTATGGCGCCgatgctgctgcctctgCTGTTGCCCATCACAGCTTACAGGCCCTCCAAGATTCCGTCGCAGGGCCCCCGccgccaaccacccccttaGCCCTCGCACAACCCGCATCTTCGCCAGCCTCACATTATGTACCGCATGCTGATGGCTTGCCATACCATCCGCCGGCCAGGCTCCCACCAGGTCAGCCACCAGTACCCCAGGGCGGTTCTGCAACCCCTCCAGGCGCCGCCTCGAAGGTTACCCGCTTGCGCCGAGCCTGTGACATGTGTAGTCAGCGCAAGGTTAAG TGCGATGAGACGCAGCCATGCCGCCCATGTCGCGACCTTGGTGTCGACTGCACCTTCAACCGCACCATGAAACGCCGAGGGCCACCAAACAAACACGCCGAAGCTGCCAAAGCCGCAAAGCAGCCCCGCCTCGAGCCGAATCTGAGCCCAGGACCGCACAATGCCGCCGAGACTCTGATATCCATTGCTGGGCTCCATGGTGCGCAGCCTGTGTGGTCCGCTGAGCTCATAGCCCCATTTGAGGTGCTGGTCCCTCTTGTGGACGATTTCTTCAGGTATATACACCCGCTAGCGCCTTTCCCTCACGAGCCCACGTTTCGAAGCTCCTTCATGAGACGCGAGGACAGGACAAGCCGAGAGTTCCTCGCCCTGCTGGCCAGCATGATTGGGTGTCTAGTGGCCTCATTCCCACGTGCTGCTCGACTGCATCTCAAACACCATCCTAACGGGCTGGCCATGTTTCCCAAAGCCATCAACTTCATCGAAAGATGTCGTGTCGTCGCAACCGAAGCTCGTGGTTCGGCCTTTCCTTACAAGGATGATATCACCGTCTATGATGCTGCGACTAGCTATTTTCTCGGTCTGGCAGCGGGGTACACCATGCAATGGAAAGTCTGCCGGCGGTTCATGAGCCAAACCATGGACTTTATCCGCGAGATGGGTTATCACAAGCCGCGAGAAACGGGGTCGCACATGTTTGGGGTTACCTATCGAGGGCCATCGTTCAACCACGTTGAAGACCAGCTGGGCAAGCGCATCTTTTGGTGCATGTTTGTCGGTGTCAGATCCATGGTACAGATCGGCGCGCCTCATAGTGAAATCATCTTTCCACCACCTACCCCGGCCGAACCATATCCCGAGTTCCCTGCCGAGGTCGACGATCAATACATTCTTCCACATCAAATCCTTGTACAACCGGAAGGCGTCGTGTCCCTAATGACTGGCTTCATCCAGGGCATCAAAATTTACATGACCATGAACGGTCTGGTCAGCATTGAACTTTCTTACGGGATATCCTCGCTGGGCTTTCATGATCAAAGATCGATGCTGGATGACTGTCTGGGGGCTGTCAAGCAGGTCATGGATCACTTACCGCCAGAGCTGACCATCAATCTTGGCCAGCCTACGAACGACGGGAGCAGCCTATCCGGCATGGATTTGCCGAATGCTACAAACTACTACGACACAGGAAATACTTATGTCTACCTACCACCCGACTATCTTCCCGTCCAGACACAGGCGAGTTCGCAAGATACCGAGACGAGGCGTTTGCAGTACGAGATTCAGAAAGCGAATATATATGCCTCTCAGCTGGCGACGCGTTCCTACTATGTTGAGCGCTACCTCAACCTCCGCGACAATCACCGCGAACAAGCACGAGTCCAAGCTGCTCAAGCCGCACAGGCACAGGCATATGCTGCCGAGAACGCTGTCAATGGTAACGGAACTGATGGCGCTCTGGGGTCAGATGCAGTCTCTAAGTCggtcgccgccgccgccctccaCGCAGCTGCTCAGCAGCAGGATCCCATTGATGCACAGATGTTTGCTGAGCGGGAGCTAATCGTGCAGAACCTGCTGACGGTCCTCACTTCCATCACACAACGTAACATGGAGCCTAACGGAAGCAgtctcatcaacaagatTCGCCAAGTCGCATCAACTCTGCTGAACTGCGCCCCGGATCGGAAGGGTCCTGTTGCGCAAAAGGCTGAGGAGCCACTAAGCAAGTTTGTGGATATCTTGATGAGATTGGAGAGGGCTGCGCCGACAATCAACCCGCAACACGCACATAATCTGCATTTTGATCACTTTGGCCAGCTGAGTGGGATGTTACCGCCTCCTTTgttggaagatgaagagcaGGAGTTGAGAAATTGGGCTGATTTGAAGGAGCAACAGATACGATTCCTCCAGGGTGGCGGATTTGTGAGCATGATTTGA
- a CDS encoding uncharacterized protein (COG:S; EggNog:ENOG503P5YD) has protein sequence MLSIRAIICTLTCLLFSGLALAQATPRAPGLTFLYSLNCTLGASLPVGAGPNGNRVVIPITGGSFKGPRLSGKVLPLGADWGLIDSKNTFSADTRYQLQTDDNVHIFISTSGPAQSDGFIHLRIKFETGSSKYYWLNNVIAVGILTSGNGYVAIDAWQLTSPTKA, from the exons ATGCTGTCCATCCGCGCCATCATTTGCACCCTTACCTGCCTCCTGTTCTCAGGCTTGGCACTGGCACAAGCAACACCTCGGGCACCAGGCCTGACATTCCTCTACTCCCTCAACTGCACATTGGGTGCCTCTCTTCCTGTAGGAGCTGGTCCCAACGGCAACCGTGTGGTGATCCCCATCACCGGTGGATCCTTCAAGGGGCCTCGCTTGTCCG GCAAAGTCCTTCCCCTCGGTGCTGACTGGGGCCTGATCGACTCCAAGAACACCTTCTCGGCCGACACACGCTACCAGCTTCAGACTGATGACAATGTCCACATCTTCATCAGCACAAGCGGTCCGGCGCAGTCCGATGGCTTCATCCACCTCCGCATCAAGTTTGAGACGGGCAGCTCCAAGTATTACTGGCTGAACAACGTAATTGCAGTCGGGATTCTGACATCAGGGAATGGGTACGTCGCTATTGATGCTTGGCAGTTGACGTCGCCGACCAAGGCTTGA